Proteins encoded in a region of the Uloborus diversus isolate 005 chromosome 1, Udiv.v.3.1, whole genome shotgun sequence genome:
- the LOC129234402 gene encoding histone-lysine N-methyltransferase SETMAR-like, whose amino-acid sequence MDAPRDEQRGVVRFLTAEGVSQHEISRRMAAVYGEHCISLATVKRWCKRFKEGRESCKDDPRPGQSHRAITPNTIAQVDELIRQERRISIDELAEHVNISHGSVHTIIHDHLGYRLLCAEWMPKILNDRQKTERFGAALTHLIRYHNEGNDFLTAIVTGDESWCHHYKPETRRQSLQWKHLNSPPPKKAKAVISAGKVLLTFFFDRQGPLLIEFAKPRETINSARYCETLDRLRVSIKNKRPGRLTNGVILLHDNARPHVADVVKTKLAKFKWETLHHPPYSPDLSPCDFHIFGQLKKHLKGTRFVSDDAVKESVSEFLKQQPKEFYENGITRLVSQWDKCLNAHGDYF is encoded by the coding sequence ATGGACGCTCCAAGAGATGAACAGCGTGGTGTGGTCAGGTTTTTGACTGCTGAAGGTGTTTCCCAACACGAAATTAGTCGCCGTATGGCTGCCGTGTACGGTGAACATTGCATTTCATTGGCCACTGTGAAGCGTTGGTGCAAACGGTTCAAAGAAGGACGTGAAAGTTGCAAAGACGATCCAAGACCGGGCCAAAGCCACCGTGCAATCACCCCCAACACAATTGCACAGGTTGATGAGCTGATTAGACAAGAACGGAGGATAAGCATCGATGAACTGGCAGAGCATGTGAACATCAGTCACGGTTCGGTTCACACCATAATTCATGACCATCTCGGTTATCGGCTCTTGTGTGCTGAATGGATGCCCAAGATTTTGAACGACCGCCAGAAGACAGAGAGGTTCGGCGCTGCCTTGACTCATCTGATCCGGTATCACAATGAGGGTAACGACTTCTTGACTGCAATTGTGACAGGGGACGAATCATGGTGCCACCACTACAAGCCTGAAACACGCCGGCAGAGCTTACAGTGGAAACATTTGAATTCGCCACCCCCAAAGAAAGCAAAGGCCGTCATCTCCGCAGGTAAGGtgctgttgactttttttttcgatcgtcAGGGGCCATTACTGATCGAATTTGCTAAACCTAGAGAGACTATCAATAGTGCCCGATATTGCGAAACGCTGGATCGCCTGCGTGTCTCTATCAAGAACAAACGACCCGGAAGATTGACGAATGGGGTCATCTTGCTGCATGACAATGCCCGTCCCCACGTCGCTGATGTGGTTAAGACAAAACTGGCGAAGTTCAAGTGGGAAACGCTGCATCATCCGCCCTACAGCCCCGACCTGTCGCCTTGCGACTTTCACATTTTCGGGCAATTGAAAAAACACCTAAAGGGAACCAGATTCGTGTCGGACGATGCCGTGAAGGagtcagtttcagaatttttgaagCAGCAACCCAAGGAGTTTTATGAGAATGGAATCACGCGACTCGTTAGTCAATGGGACAAATGTTTAAATGCCCATGgtgattacttttaa